One window from the genome of uncultured Tateyamaria sp. encodes:
- a CDS encoding DUF1150 family protein yields the protein MNTPFDLNADVGRMVYVKPIDIEALPQEVQDQAQGLDQLFAVHDAEGQQLALVADRKLAYALARQHDYAPQPLH from the coding sequence ATGAACACGCCCTTTGATTTGAACGCCGATGTGGGCCGGATGGTCTATGTCAAACCCATCGACATCGAGGCGCTGCCGCAAGAGGTGCAGGACCAGGCCCAAGGGCTGGACCAGCTCTTTGCCGTGCACGATGCCGAAGGACAGCAACTGGCGCTGGTCGCGGATCGCAAGCTGGCCTACGCGCTGGCGCGGCAACACGACTACGCGCCGCAGCCGCTGCACTGA
- a CDS encoding Hsp20 family protein encodes MTKMTLASYPHMLGFEQLERLLERTAKSAEGYPPFNIEQTADLSYRITLAVAGFAEDDLSITVEDRQLVIRGRQGEDTENRVFLHRGIAARQFQRSFVLADGVEVGEAVMENGLLHVDLTQAKPETIVQTINIRKG; translated from the coding sequence ATGACGAAGATGACCCTTGCCTCATACCCCCACATGCTGGGGTTCGAGCAACTGGAACGCCTGCTGGAACGCACGGCCAAAAGTGCCGAAGGCTATCCGCCGTTCAATATCGAACAGACGGCGGACCTGTCGTACCGCATCACCCTGGCCGTGGCCGGATTTGCCGAGGATGACCTGTCCATCACGGTCGAAGACCGCCAACTGGTGATCCGGGGACGCCAGGGCGAAGACACGGAAAACCGCGTCTTCCTGCATCGCGGCATTGCCGCGCGCCAGTTCCAGCGCAGTTTTGTGTTGGCCGACGGGGTCGAGGTTGGCGAAGCGGTGATGGAAAACGGTTTGCTGCATGTCGACCTGACACAAGCCAAGCCCGAGACAATCGTCCAGACGATCAACATCAGGAAAGGATGA
- a CDS encoding DUF465 domain-containing protein, with protein MNAPSDISMKTDEVLRVELEVFKREHRDLDEAIAALQEKATGDQLTLQRLKKKKLRLKDQIAIIEDRLTPDIIA; from the coding sequence ATGAATGCCCCTTCGGACATTTCGATGAAGACAGACGAAGTGTTGCGCGTTGAACTGGAGGTGTTCAAGCGTGAGCACCGCGATCTGGATGAAGCCATCGCCGCATTGCAGGAAAAGGCCACGGGCGATCAGTTGACCCTTCAGCGGCTCAAGAAGAAGAAGCTGCGTCTCAAGGACCAGATCGCCATTATCGAAGACCGCCTGACCCCTGACATCATCGCCTGA
- the purE gene encoding 5-(carboxyamino)imidazole ribonucleotide mutase: MTQTPVGIIMGSQSDWPTLREAAEMLDALEVPYEARIVSAHRTPDRLWDYGRTAVDRGLKVIIAGAGGAAHLPGMMASKTRVPVIGVPVQTKALSGVDSLYSILQMPRGFPVATMAIGAAGAANAGLMAAGILAVSDDALAARLEAWRDALSASIPEVPQDD, translated from the coding sequence ATGACCCAGACCCCTGTTGGCATCATCATGGGCAGCCAGTCCGATTGGCCCACCCTGCGCGAAGCCGCCGAGATGCTGGACGCGCTGGAGGTGCCATATGAGGCACGGATCGTGTCGGCCCACCGGACGCCGGACCGGTTGTGGGACTATGGCAGGACGGCCGTGGACCGGGGATTGAAGGTGATCATTGCCGGTGCCGGGGGTGCCGCGCATTTGCCGGGTATGATGGCATCGAAGACGCGTGTTCCGGTGATTGGCGTGCCGGTCCAGACCAAGGCCCTGAGCGGGGTCGACAGCCTGTATTCCATCCTGCAGATGCCGCGTGGGTTCCCCGTGGCAACCATGGCGATCGGCGCGGCCGGTGCCGCCAATGCCGGGTTGATGGCGGCGGGCATTCTGGCCGTGTCCGACGACGCGTTGGCCGCGCGGCTGGAGGCATGGCGCGACGCGTTGTCGGCGTCGATCCCGGAGGTGCCGCAGGATGACTGA